From Corvus moneduloides isolate bCorMon1 chromosome 2, bCorMon1.pri, whole genome shotgun sequence, one genomic window encodes:
- the KBTBD3 gene encoding kelch repeat and BTB domain-containing protein 3, producing MANQRDYISRPICNGISVPENKINSLVAEGHGQQILKVLQKFREQNIFFDFKILVKDEIIPCHRCVLAACSDFFRAMFEVNMKERDDGNVTISNLSPKAVKAFLDYAYTGKTEITNDNVEMLFQLSSFLQVSLLSKACSDFLIKSIDLVNCLQLLSLSESYGSVRLFDHALDFVQHHFSLLLRSSDFLEMNFEILQKCLEADELNVPEEESVLKAVLQWTKHNLETRQKYLPNLIKKVRLHQLPEKTLQDFLHSEEHLLKSANCSVIINDAVKSVQNFSGLFPDARPSTTEKYIFVHKTDEDGENRHTFCYNIKTDKWKELPHTHMIDLPGSSLSSYGEKIFITGGCKGNCYRTVRLHIAEPFHDATDQTWCYCPVSNEFSIVSAMKKPRTMHTSVVTLNQLFVIGGKTRGAQETRSLLDVESYNPLSKDWKSVSQLPRGIYYPEASACQNIIYVLGSEVEITDAFNPSLDCFFKYNAMTDQWSELVAEFGQFFHATLIKAVPVNCTLYICDLSTYKVYSFCPETCVWKGEGSFECAGFNAGAVGTEDKIYILGGDYAPEEITDEVQVYHSSRSEWEEVSPMPRALTEFYCQVIQFNKYRDPWSPVLTICSGEF from the exons ATGGCCAATCAACGGGATTACATTAGCAGACCTATTTGCAATGGAATTTCtgttcctgaaaataaaatcaattccTTAGTGGCTGAAGGTCATGGACAACAAATTCTAAAAGTACTACAAAAGTTCAgagaacaaaatatattttttgattttaaaattcttgtgaAAGATGAAATAATTCCCTGTCATCGTTGTGTACTGGCAGCATGCAGTGATTTTTTCAG AGCCATGTTTGAAGTTAATATGAAAGAACGAGATGATGGCAATGTTACTATTAGTAACCTATCACCCAAGGCAGTGAAAGCTTTTCTTGATTATGCttacacaggaaaaacagagataaCCAATGATAATGTGGAAATGCTCTTCCAACTGTCATCATTTCTTCAAGTTTCACTCCTTTCCAAAGCTTGCAGTGACTTCCTAATAAAAAGTATTGATCTTGTGAATTGCTTACAGTTGCTTTCTCTATCAGAAAGTTATGGGTCCGTCCGCTTGTTTGATCATGCACTAGATTTTGTACAACACCACTTTTCATTGCTGCTCAGATCAAGTGATTTTTTGGAGATGAATTTTGAGATATTACAAAAATGTCTTGAGGCTGATGAACTAAATGTCCCTGAGGAAGAATCAGTGTTGAAAGCTGTCCTCCAATGGACCAAACACAACTTAGAAACACGGCAGAAATACCTGCCTAATTTGATTAAAAAAGTGAGATTACACCAGTTACCTGAAAAAACTTTGCAGGACTTTCTGCATTCTGAAGAACACTTACTTAAGAGTGCTAATTGCTCAGTAATAATCAATGATGCAGTTAAAAGTGTGCAGAACTTTAGTGGATTGTTTCCAGATGCACGTCCttcaacaacagaaaaatatatatttgttcATAAAACTGATGAAGATGGAGAAAACAGACACACATTCTGCTACAACATCAAAACAGATAAATGGAAAGAACTACCACATACGCACATGATCGATCTGCCAGGGTCAAGTTTATCTAGCTAtggtgaaaaaatatttataactgGAGGATGCAAGGGGAATTGTTATAGGACTGTCAGGCTTCATATTGCTGAACCGTTTCATGATGCCACTGACCAAACCTGGTGCTACTGTCCAGTCAGCAATGAATTCTCCATAGTGTCAGCTATGAAGAAACCACGGACAATGCACACGTCTGTTGTAACCTTAAACCAGCTCTTTGTAATAGGTGGAAAGACCAGAGGAGCTCAAGAAACTCGGAGTCTTTTGGATGTAGAATCCTATAATCCTCTTTCTAAAGACTGGAAATCTGTAAGCCAATTACCAAGAGGTATCTACTATCCAGAAGCAAGTGCATGCCAGAATATAATTTACGTCCTTGGCTCAGAAGTAGAGATTACTGATGCCTTTAATCCATCTCTTGACTGTTTCTTCAAGTATAATGCTATGACTGATCAGTGGTCTGAGCTTGTAGCAGAATTTGGGCAGTTTTTCCATGCAACTCTAATCAAAGCTGTTCCAGTGAACTGTACATTGTACATATGTGATCTCTCCACCTACAAGGTCTACAGTTTTTGCCCAGAAACCTGTGTTTGGAAAGGGGAAGGATCTTTTGAATGCGCTGGCTTTAATGCAGGGGCAGTTGGGACAGAAGACAAAATTTATATACTAGGTGGTGATTATGCTCCAGAAGAAATCACAGATGAAGTTCAAGTCTACCACAGTAGTAGGTCTGAGTGGGAAGAAGTTTCACCAATGCCAAGAGCCTTAACTGAGTTTTACTGTCAGGTCATTCAGTTTAATAAGTATAGGGACCCCTGGTCACCTGTACTGACAATTTGCTCTGGAGAATTTTGA